Proteins encoded together in one Lathyrus oleraceus cultivar Zhongwan6 chromosome 5, CAAS_Psat_ZW6_1.0, whole genome shotgun sequence window:
- the LOC127079028 gene encoding uncharacterized protein LOC127079028 — MVQNARNVRRGRSAGRGASRGVGRNVSGEATPEGVANIPIGREDHSQTGTNSQADTRDVRELAAAVLVQTQQNAQILQITRDHQLFQQQQRETVHEDTGLNSFLKGKPPQFGGDFNPEGAEKWLQEIEKIFSFTHCRENRRVGYATFMLTGDAEAWWRGKHRLLEEEGREINWILFKEEFLGKYFPKLCRKEKEREFQNLRQGMMTVGEYTRKFESLLKYSEILPLASKGRMDV, encoded by the coding sequence ATGGTTCAGAACGCCAGAAACGTGAGGCGTGGTAGGAGTGCTGGTAGAGGTGCTAGTAGAGGTGTAGGTAGGAATGTGAGTGGTGAAGCTACTCCCGAAGGAGTAGCTAACATCCCCATAGGACGAGAAGATCATTCCCAAACTGGAACGAACTCTCAAGCTGACACTCGAGATGTTCGTGAACTTGCTGCGGCTGTGTTAGTTCAAACACAACAAAATGCTCAAATCCTGCAAATCACCCGTGATCATCAactttttcagcaacaacaaaGAGAAACTGTGCATGAAGATACGGGATTGAACTCGTTTCTGAAAGGTAAACCACCACAGTTTGGTGGTGACTTTAATCCGGAGGGTGCTGAGAAATGGTTGCAAGAGATAGAGAAGATATTCTCTTTCACTCACTGTAGAGAGAATAGAAGAGTCGGATATGCAACATTCATGCTGACAGGCGACGCTGAAGCCTGGTGGAGAGGAAAACATAGATTATTGGAAGAGGAAGGAAGAGAGATCAATTGGATCTTATTCAAAGAAGAATTTTTGGGGAAGTATTTTCCAAAGCTATGTAGGAAAGAGAAGGAGAGAGAATTCCAGAACCTGCGTCAAGGTATGATGACGGTGGGAGAGTATACTAGGAAGTTTGAATCCTTGCTAAAGTATTCTGAAATTTTACCGCTTGCATCCAAGGGAAGAATGGATGTGTGA